A window of the Zeugodacus cucurbitae isolate PBARC_wt_2022May chromosome 4, idZeuCucr1.2, whole genome shotgun sequence genome harbors these coding sequences:
- the LOC105221008 gene encoding protein henna, with the protein MMYDRQTSFDKPTRLDGTSYIAEGIDKNESRNTYLLYSLKDQSSGSLAKSLKIFTRHNVNLLHIESRSSVRVPGYEFFVECDTTAGALGKAIDELREECSYFNIISRDYKDNSAAVPWFPRRIRDLDRFANQILSYGSELDSDHPGFTDPVYRQRRKYFADIAYNYKHGEPLPRVDYTKEETETWGIIFRNLTKLYKTHACREYNHVFPLLVDNCGFREDNIPQLEDVSNFLKDCTGFTLRPVAGLLSSRDFLAGLAFRVFHSTQYIRHPSKPMYTPEPDVCHELMGHVPLFADPAFAQFSQEIGLASLGAPDDYIEKLATIFWFTVEYGMCRQDGDLKAYGAGLLSSYGELEYCLTDKPELREFDPEVTGVTKYPITQFQEVYYVSESFESAKEKTIKFANSIPRPFGVRYNAYTQSIEVLDSKKQIRNLMDDINSEFQILQNAVEKLKV; encoded by the exons ATGATGTACGATCGTCAGACGTCTTTTGACAAG CCGACGCGTTTGGATGGTACTTCGTACATCGCCGAAGGCATCGACAAGAATGAGTCGCGTAATACGTACCTTTTGTACTCACTGAAAGATCAAAGTAGCGGTTCGCTAGCGAAGAGTTTGAAGATCTTCACGCGACACAACGTCAATCTGCTGCACATCGAATCGCGTTCATCGGTGCGTGTGCCCGGTTATGAGTTCTTTGTGGAATGCGACACCACTGCCGGTGCACTTGGCAAGGCCATCGATGAGTTGCGTGAGGAGTGCagttatttcaatataatttcacGTGATTACAAGGACAATAGCGCGGCGGTGCCATGGTTCCCACGCAGAATAAGAGATCTTGATCGGTTCGCTAATCAGATTTTGAGTTATGGCTCGGAATTGGATTCGGATCATCCCGGTTTCACTGATCCTGTTTACCGTCAGAGAAG GAAGTACTTTGCCGATATTGCTTACAACTATAAACATGGCGAACCTTTGCCACGCGTCGACTATACCAAAGAAGAGACTGAGACTTGGGGCATAATTTTCAGAAACCTAACTAAATTGTACAAGACACACGCTTGCCGTGAATACAATCACGTGTTTCCATTGCTGGTTGATAATTGCGGTTTCAGAGAGGACAATATACCACAATTGGAGGATGTTTCGAACTTTTTGAAAG ATTGTACTGGTTTCACTTTACGTCCAGTCGCTGGTTTACTCTCTTCACGCGATTTCCTTGCCGGTCTCGCTTTCCGCGTCTTCCACTCTACTCAGTATATACGTCATCCCAGCAAACCGATGTACACACCTGAACCCGATGTTTGTCACGAACTTATGGGCCACGTACCGTTATTCGCTGATCCCGCGTTTGCACAATTCAGTCAAGAAATCGGCTTAGCGTCGTTGGGCGCACCCGATGACTATATCGAGAAGCTGGCGACT ATTTTCTGGTTCACCGTTGAATATGGCATGTGTCGTCAAGATGGCGATCTTAAAGCTTACGGCGCTGGTCTACTCTCTTCCTACGGCGAATTGGAATACTGTCTTACCGATAAGCCAGAATTGCGTGAGTTCGATCCTGAGGTTACCGGTGTTACCAAATACCCAATTACACAGTTCCAAGAGGTATACTATGTGTCGGAGAGTTTCGAGAGCGCCAAAGAGAAGACAAT caAATTTGCCAACTCTATACCACGTCCCTTCGGTGTACGCTACAACGCCTACACACAGAGTATCGAAGTTCTGGATTCGAAGAAACAGATTCGCAATCTGATGGACGATATCAACTCAGAGTTCCAGATTCTACAAAACGCCGTGGAGAAGTTGAAAGTGtag
- the LOC105221007 gene encoding circadian locomoter output cycles protein kaput isoform X1 — MEDESDDKDDTKRKSRNLSEKKRRDQFNTLVNDLSALISTSNRKMDKSTVLKSTIAFLKHHNEATDRSKVFEIQQDWKPTFLTNDEFTHLMLESLDGFIIVFSGIGSICYASESITPLLGYLPSDLVNMTIFDLTYEMDHESLLNIFLNPKPVIEPLQTDINSSNQITFYLHLRRGGIDKVDANAYELVKFVGYFRNDVNLDSIQSQNTLALPRIFQMNPSAEVDKKLIFVGTGRIQTPQLIREMSAIDPTCNEFTSKHSMEWKFLFLDHRAPPIIGYMPFEVLGTSGYDYYHFDDLDSIVACHEELMQKGECKSCYYRFLTKGQQWIWLQTEFYVSYHQFSSKPDYVVCTHKVVSYADVIRQSKAGNKLDKTPSINNSTSKSSTMTLRDIENTSQSLDPSTLSASDSGNVIMGILNEASPRLDTSPIWPNASSATGITSTTFKTSRPASSYGNISSTGISPTAKRKRYFPHRPGNESDSTSMSADSVTSKQSLMTHLSSSRQRHGHSSGMQMPQSTTHMQQLNAANQHGLHNHHQSQQNTPLQMNQMQNQQKILPMLPQHTMAQAQMVANNPCQFTQPSFPIRSSQIVGPTFLEPSQYLAAIPVQPVIAQFPVAPVLSPLPVNMSAAPPWKAATQPTNGTFDPLQSQTDMLSGAVVMTSTQTQLQDQLQRKHDELQKLIMQQQDELRMVSEQLLLARYTLLQPMMPMNYNTPPNSARGNYNFSSANTMEQQFNQFGFTMNTNEQLVDQTAQQMMLQQQQQQQQQQHAQSQQQHNMQQQQQPTQHMQTQQQQLHTHNHQQQQQQQTAQQSNHHQQQHHHHQNPQQNQSQLQHLQALQQQQQPQQQPQQQSQEQAQQQQQQQQQQQQLNLLSRSVPDLAQFGHEDIDAFFNLSPLQTMGSSQSNHNPRNNNNNNAVSSSNGQQQQSGMNQNFLNNTSAPQATNEDSLLTYMQMATESSSTLNFPMGISEDGSESQSDRIDGKLIGSNQVMQPQQQQQHQVLTHQQQQQQQQQQQQQQQQQQRNNNFFPNNPFEALGNQANTNQLPNDLEILPYQMSQEQSQNLFNSPQSSRNSQ; from the exons aaaatctcGAAATCTCAGCGAAAAGAAGAGGCGAGATCAATTTAATACGCTGGTGAATGATTTGAGCGCGTTGATATCGACATCAAATCGAAAAATGGATAAATCGACAGTGCTCAAATCGACAATAGCATTTCTGAAACATCACAACG AGGCCACCGATCGTTCGAAAGTTTTCGAAATACAGCAAGACTGGAAACCAACATTTCTTACCAACGACGAGTTTACACATCTCATGTTAGAATCCTTGGATGGCTTCATAATAGTGTTTAGCGGTATTGGTTCCATATGTTATGCCTCCGAAAGTATTACACCACTACTTGGTTACCTGCCG AGCGACCTAGTGAATATGACTATTTTCGATTTGACCTACGAAATGGATCATGAAAgcctattaaatatatttctaaatccCAAACCAGTGATCGAGCCACTACAGACTGATATCAACTCAAGTAATCAAATTACATTCTATTTGCATTTACGGCGTGGCGGTATCGACAAAGTGGATGCCAATGCGTACGAGTTAGTTAAATTTGTAGGTTATTTTC GAAATGATGTGAATCTTGATAGCATACAATCACAGAACACGCTTGCCTTGCCACGTATCTTCCAAATGAATCCCAGTGCAGAGGTGGACAAGAAGTTGATTTTCGTTGGCACTGGACGCATACAGACGCCGCAGCTGATACGCGAGATGTCCGCCATAGATCCGACATGTAACGAGTTCACCTCGAAGCATAGCATGGAATGGAAGTTCCTATTTCTGGATCATCGTGCGCCGCCGATCATCGGTTATATGCCTTTTGAAGTGCTCGGCACTTCTGGTTATGATTATTACCATTTCGATGATCTGGATAGCATTGTTGCGTGTCATGAGGAGT TGATGCAGAAAGGCGAATGCAAGTCGTGCTATTATCGTTTCCTCACGAAAGGACAGCAATGGATCTGGCTGCAGACAGAATTCTACGTGTCCTACCACCAATTCAGCTCGAAACCCGACTACGTTGTGTGTACGCACAAAGTTGTCAGCTACGCAGATGTGATACGCCAAAGTAAGGCGGGCAATAAGTTGGATAAAACTCCTTCGATCAACAATAGCACTAGCAAGTCATCCACAATGACATTGAGAGATATTGAAAATACCAGTCAAAGTCTGGATCCCTCTACGCTTTCGGCGAGCGATAGCGGCAATGTGATAATGGGCATATTGAATGAAGCCTCGCCTAGGCTGGACACTTCACCGATTTGGCCGAATGCTTCCTCAGCCACTGGCATAACGTCAACAACGTTTAAGACATCCCGACCCGCTTCGAGCTATGGCAATATTAGCTCTACTGGAATCTCACCGACAGCTAAACGAAAACGTTATTTCCCACACAGGCCGGGCAACGAATCGGATTCGACGTCTATGTCTGCGGACTCGGTTACGAGCAAACAATCGCTTATGACACATTTGAGTTCG AGTCGCCAACGTCACGGCCACAGTTCGGGTATGCAAATGCCACAGAGTACAACGCATATGCAACAGCTTAATGCCGCCAACCAACACGGGCTGCACAATCACCACCAGTCGCAGCAGAACACGCCGTTGCAGATGAACCAAATGCAGAACCAACAAAAGATCCTACCGATGCTACCGCAACACACCATGGCGCAGGCGCAAATGGTGGCCAACAATCCATGTCAATTCACGCAGCCCTCCTTTCCGATACGCAGCTCGCAAATCGTTGGTCCCACATTCCTGGAGCCGTCGCAATATCTTGCCGCCATACCGGTGCAGCCGGTGATCGCGCAATTTCCGGTCGCGCCGGTGCTCTCACCGCTGCCAGTGAATATGAGTGCGGCGCCACCTTGGAAAGCGGCCACACAACCGACGAACGGTACATTCGATCCGCTGCAAAGCCAAACAGATATGCTGTCCGGCGCGGTGGTGATGACATCGACCCAGACACAGCTGCAGGATCAGCTGCAACGCAAGCACGACGAACTGCAAAAGCTGATAATGCAACAGCAGGACGAATTGCGCATGGTCTCCGAGCAGCTGTTGCTGGCGCGCTACACGCTACTGCAGCCGATGATGCCCATGAACTATAATACGCCCCCGAATAGTGCTCGTGGCAATTACAACTTCAGCAGCGCGAATACGATGGAGCAGCAATTCAATCAATTTGGCTTTACCATGAACACCAATGAGCAGCTGGTGGATCAGACGGCGCAGCAAatgatgttgcaacaacaacaacaacagcagcagcaacaacacgcgCAGTCGCAACAGCAACATAatatgcaacagcagcagcagccgacgCAGCATatgcaaacacaacaacaacaactgcatactCATAAtcatcagcaacagcagcaacaacaaacagcgcaACAAAGCAATCACCATCAACagcagcatcatcatcatcagaatCCGCAACAAAATCAGTCGCAGCTGCAACACCTGCAggcgctgcaacaacaacagcagccacaacaacaaccacagcagcAGTCGCAGGAAcaagcgcagcagcagcaacaacaacaacagcagcaacagcaattgaATCTTCTCTCACGCAGTGTACCTGATCTGGCGCAATTCGGTCACGAAGACATCGACGCCTTCTTCAATCTCTCGCCGCTGCAAACCATGGGCAGCTCACAGTCGAATCATAATCcgcggaacaacaacaacaataatgcggTGAGCTCCAGCaacggccaacaacaacagagcgGTATGAATCAGAATTTCCTCAACAACACCAGCGCACCACAAGCGACCAATGAGGATTCGCTACTCACCTACATGCAAATGGCCACCGAGTCCAGTTCGACGCTCAACTTTCCGATGGGCATTAGCGAAGATGGTTCCGAATCGCAGAGTGATCGCATCGATGGTAAATTGATTGGCAGCAATCAAGTAATGCaaccacagcagcagcaacaacatcaggTGTTAacacatcaacagcaacaacaacagcaacagcagcagcaacagcagcagcaacaacaacaacgtaacaATAACTTCTTTCCGAACAATCCATTCGAAGCGCTCGGCAATCAGGCGAACACAAATCAATTACCTAACGATCTGGAAATACTGCCCTATCAGATGTCGCAGGAGCAGTCACAGAACCTCTTCAACTCACCGCAATCCTCGAGAAATAGTCAATAG
- the LOC105221007 gene encoding circadian locomoter output cycles protein kaput isoform X2 produces MDKSTVLKSTIAFLKHHNEATDRSKVFEIQQDWKPTFLTNDEFTHLMLESLDGFIIVFSGIGSICYASESITPLLGYLPSDLVNMTIFDLTYEMDHESLLNIFLNPKPVIEPLQTDINSSNQITFYLHLRRGGIDKVDANAYELVKFVGYFRNDVNLDSIQSQNTLALPRIFQMNPSAEVDKKLIFVGTGRIQTPQLIREMSAIDPTCNEFTSKHSMEWKFLFLDHRAPPIIGYMPFEVLGTSGYDYYHFDDLDSIVACHEELMQKGECKSCYYRFLTKGQQWIWLQTEFYVSYHQFSSKPDYVVCTHKVVSYADVIRQSKAGNKLDKTPSINNSTSKSSTMTLRDIENTSQSLDPSTLSASDSGNVIMGILNEASPRLDTSPIWPNASSATGITSTTFKTSRPASSYGNISSTGISPTAKRKRYFPHRPGNESDSTSMSADSVTSKQSLMTHLSSSRQRHGHSSGMQMPQSTTHMQQLNAANQHGLHNHHQSQQNTPLQMNQMQNQQKILPMLPQHTMAQAQMVANNPCQFTQPSFPIRSSQIVGPTFLEPSQYLAAIPVQPVIAQFPVAPVLSPLPVNMSAAPPWKAATQPTNGTFDPLQSQTDMLSGAVVMTSTQTQLQDQLQRKHDELQKLIMQQQDELRMVSEQLLLARYTLLQPMMPMNYNTPPNSARGNYNFSSANTMEQQFNQFGFTMNTNEQLVDQTAQQMMLQQQQQQQQQQHAQSQQQHNMQQQQQPTQHMQTQQQQLHTHNHQQQQQQQTAQQSNHHQQQHHHHQNPQQNQSQLQHLQALQQQQQPQQQPQQQSQEQAQQQQQQQQQQQQLNLLSRSVPDLAQFGHEDIDAFFNLSPLQTMGSSQSNHNPRNNNNNNAVSSSNGQQQQSGMNQNFLNNTSAPQATNEDSLLTYMQMATESSSTLNFPMGISEDGSESQSDRIDGKLIGSNQVMQPQQQQQHQVLTHQQQQQQQQQQQQQQQQQQRNNNFFPNNPFEALGNQANTNQLPNDLEILPYQMSQEQSQNLFNSPQSSRNSQ; encoded by the exons ATGGATAAATCGACAGTGCTCAAATCGACAATAGCATTTCTGAAACATCACAACG AGGCCACCGATCGTTCGAAAGTTTTCGAAATACAGCAAGACTGGAAACCAACATTTCTTACCAACGACGAGTTTACACATCTCATGTTAGAATCCTTGGATGGCTTCATAATAGTGTTTAGCGGTATTGGTTCCATATGTTATGCCTCCGAAAGTATTACACCACTACTTGGTTACCTGCCG AGCGACCTAGTGAATATGACTATTTTCGATTTGACCTACGAAATGGATCATGAAAgcctattaaatatatttctaaatccCAAACCAGTGATCGAGCCACTACAGACTGATATCAACTCAAGTAATCAAATTACATTCTATTTGCATTTACGGCGTGGCGGTATCGACAAAGTGGATGCCAATGCGTACGAGTTAGTTAAATTTGTAGGTTATTTTC GAAATGATGTGAATCTTGATAGCATACAATCACAGAACACGCTTGCCTTGCCACGTATCTTCCAAATGAATCCCAGTGCAGAGGTGGACAAGAAGTTGATTTTCGTTGGCACTGGACGCATACAGACGCCGCAGCTGATACGCGAGATGTCCGCCATAGATCCGACATGTAACGAGTTCACCTCGAAGCATAGCATGGAATGGAAGTTCCTATTTCTGGATCATCGTGCGCCGCCGATCATCGGTTATATGCCTTTTGAAGTGCTCGGCACTTCTGGTTATGATTATTACCATTTCGATGATCTGGATAGCATTGTTGCGTGTCATGAGGAGT TGATGCAGAAAGGCGAATGCAAGTCGTGCTATTATCGTTTCCTCACGAAAGGACAGCAATGGATCTGGCTGCAGACAGAATTCTACGTGTCCTACCACCAATTCAGCTCGAAACCCGACTACGTTGTGTGTACGCACAAAGTTGTCAGCTACGCAGATGTGATACGCCAAAGTAAGGCGGGCAATAAGTTGGATAAAACTCCTTCGATCAACAATAGCACTAGCAAGTCATCCACAATGACATTGAGAGATATTGAAAATACCAGTCAAAGTCTGGATCCCTCTACGCTTTCGGCGAGCGATAGCGGCAATGTGATAATGGGCATATTGAATGAAGCCTCGCCTAGGCTGGACACTTCACCGATTTGGCCGAATGCTTCCTCAGCCACTGGCATAACGTCAACAACGTTTAAGACATCCCGACCCGCTTCGAGCTATGGCAATATTAGCTCTACTGGAATCTCACCGACAGCTAAACGAAAACGTTATTTCCCACACAGGCCGGGCAACGAATCGGATTCGACGTCTATGTCTGCGGACTCGGTTACGAGCAAACAATCGCTTATGACACATTTGAGTTCG AGTCGCCAACGTCACGGCCACAGTTCGGGTATGCAAATGCCACAGAGTACAACGCATATGCAACAGCTTAATGCCGCCAACCAACACGGGCTGCACAATCACCACCAGTCGCAGCAGAACACGCCGTTGCAGATGAACCAAATGCAGAACCAACAAAAGATCCTACCGATGCTACCGCAACACACCATGGCGCAGGCGCAAATGGTGGCCAACAATCCATGTCAATTCACGCAGCCCTCCTTTCCGATACGCAGCTCGCAAATCGTTGGTCCCACATTCCTGGAGCCGTCGCAATATCTTGCCGCCATACCGGTGCAGCCGGTGATCGCGCAATTTCCGGTCGCGCCGGTGCTCTCACCGCTGCCAGTGAATATGAGTGCGGCGCCACCTTGGAAAGCGGCCACACAACCGACGAACGGTACATTCGATCCGCTGCAAAGCCAAACAGATATGCTGTCCGGCGCGGTGGTGATGACATCGACCCAGACACAGCTGCAGGATCAGCTGCAACGCAAGCACGACGAACTGCAAAAGCTGATAATGCAACAGCAGGACGAATTGCGCATGGTCTCCGAGCAGCTGTTGCTGGCGCGCTACACGCTACTGCAGCCGATGATGCCCATGAACTATAATACGCCCCCGAATAGTGCTCGTGGCAATTACAACTTCAGCAGCGCGAATACGATGGAGCAGCAATTCAATCAATTTGGCTTTACCATGAACACCAATGAGCAGCTGGTGGATCAGACGGCGCAGCAAatgatgttgcaacaacaacaacaacagcagcagcaacaacacgcgCAGTCGCAACAGCAACATAatatgcaacagcagcagcagccgacgCAGCATatgcaaacacaacaacaacaactgcatactCATAAtcatcagcaacagcagcaacaacaaacagcgcaACAAAGCAATCACCATCAACagcagcatcatcatcatcagaatCCGCAACAAAATCAGTCGCAGCTGCAACACCTGCAggcgctgcaacaacaacagcagccacaacaacaaccacagcagcAGTCGCAGGAAcaagcgcagcagcagcaacaacaacaacagcagcaacagcaattgaATCTTCTCTCACGCAGTGTACCTGATCTGGCGCAATTCGGTCACGAAGACATCGACGCCTTCTTCAATCTCTCGCCGCTGCAAACCATGGGCAGCTCACAGTCGAATCATAATCcgcggaacaacaacaacaataatgcggTGAGCTCCAGCaacggccaacaacaacagagcgGTATGAATCAGAATTTCCTCAACAACACCAGCGCACCACAAGCGACCAATGAGGATTCGCTACTCACCTACATGCAAATGGCCACCGAGTCCAGTTCGACGCTCAACTTTCCGATGGGCATTAGCGAAGATGGTTCCGAATCGCAGAGTGATCGCATCGATGGTAAATTGATTGGCAGCAATCAAGTAATGCaaccacagcagcagcaacaacatcaggTGTTAacacatcaacagcaacaacaacagcaacagcagcagcaacagcagcagcaacaacaacaacgtaacaATAACTTCTTTCCGAACAATCCATTCGAAGCGCTCGGCAATCAGGCGAACACAAATCAATTACCTAACGATCTGGAAATACTGCCCTATCAGATGTCGCAGGAGCAGTCACAGAACCTCTTCAACTCACCGCAATCCTCGAGAAATAGTCAATAG